A part of Mycolicibacterium sp. TUM20985 genomic DNA contains:
- a CDS encoding alpha-1,4-glucan--maltose-1-phosphate maltosyltransferase: protein MAGRIEIDDVAPVVSHGRYPAKAVVGEVVPVNAVVWREGHDAVSATLVVRYHGDTYPQLAAAPAGLAAPHVEAVPIEEVVGLSQRVKPQRLPMEPGAEPDFFHGQFVPDTVGLWTFRVDGWGDPIATWRKNVTAKLNAGQGEAELDNDLLIGAQLFERASTGVPRQDRYPLLEAAKNLRTAGDPFTRAGAALAPEVTVLLHDYPLRELITRGNQYGVWVDRPLARFSAWYEIFPRSTGGWDGDGKPVHGTFATATKTLPRIARMGFDIVYLPPIHPIGKVHRKGRNNSVTAAPRDVGSPWAIGSDEGGHDAVHPALGTIEDFDDFVEQARGEGLEVALDLALQCAPDHPWAKDHPEWFTVLPDGTIAYAENPPKKYQDIYPVNFDNDPAGIYAEVLRVVKFWMSHGVKVFRVDNPHTKPPNFWAWLIGEAKNVDPDVLFLAEAFTRPARLFGLAKLGYTQSYTYFTWRTAKWELQEFGEQIAEHADYARQSLWVNTPDILHESLQYGGPGMFAIRAAMAATMSPTWGVYSGYELFEHQAVREGSEEYLDSEKYELRPRDFDAALASGRSLEPFLTRLNEIRKLHPALSQLRTIKFHAIDNDALLAYSKFDPITGDCVLVVVTLNPFGPEESTLWLDMAALGMADYDRFWVRDEITGDEYQWGNANYVRIDPVRAVAHVLNMPSIPIDKRLELLRREKLS, encoded by the coding sequence GTGGCCGGACGAATCGAGATCGATGACGTCGCGCCCGTGGTTTCGCATGGCCGGTATCCGGCCAAGGCCGTGGTCGGCGAAGTGGTCCCGGTCAATGCGGTGGTCTGGCGAGAGGGCCATGACGCGGTGTCTGCGACGCTGGTGGTCCGCTATCACGGAGACACCTATCCCCAGCTGGCGGCGGCGCCCGCCGGATTGGCCGCCCCCCACGTGGAGGCGGTGCCGATCGAGGAGGTCGTCGGCCTCTCCCAGCGGGTCAAGCCACAGCGACTGCCCATGGAGCCGGGTGCTGAACCCGACTTCTTCCACGGGCAGTTCGTTCCCGACACCGTCGGGCTGTGGACGTTCCGGGTGGACGGCTGGGGAGACCCGATCGCCACGTGGCGCAAGAACGTCACGGCCAAGCTGAACGCCGGACAAGGTGAGGCCGAACTCGACAACGACCTCCTGATCGGCGCGCAACTCTTCGAACGCGCCTCTACCGGTGTGCCGCGCCAAGACCGCTATCCCCTATTGGAGGCGGCGAAGAACCTCCGCACAGCGGGCGACCCGTTCACCCGGGCCGGTGCCGCGCTCGCCCCCGAAGTGACCGTGCTGCTGCACGACTATCCGCTGCGGGAGTTGATCACGCGCGGAAACCAGTACGGCGTGTGGGTCGATCGACCCCTGGCGCGCTTCAGCGCCTGGTACGAGATCTTTCCGCGCTCGACGGGTGGCTGGGACGGTGACGGCAAACCCGTGCACGGCACGTTCGCGACGGCCACCAAGACGCTGCCGCGCATCGCCCGGATGGGTTTCGACATCGTCTACCTGCCGCCGATCCACCCGATCGGAAAGGTGCACCGCAAGGGGCGCAACAACAGCGTGACCGCGGCGCCGAGGGACGTGGGCTCGCCGTGGGCGATCGGCAGTGACGAGGGCGGGCACGACGCGGTGCATCCGGCCCTCGGCACGATCGAGGACTTCGACGACTTCGTCGAACAAGCCCGCGGCGAGGGCCTCGAGGTCGCGCTCGACTTGGCATTGCAGTGCGCGCCGGACCACCCGTGGGCCAAGGACCACCCCGAGTGGTTCACCGTCCTGCCCGACGGCACCATTGCCTACGCCGAGAACCCGCCCAAGAAGTACCAGGACATCTATCCGGTCAACTTCGACAACGATCCGGCGGGCATCTACGCCGAAGTGCTTCGCGTCGTCAAGTTCTGGATGTCTCACGGCGTCAAGGTGTTTCGGGTGGACAACCCGCACACCAAACCGCCGAACTTCTGGGCCTGGCTGATCGGTGAGGCCAAGAACGTCGACCCCGACGTGCTGTTCCTGGCCGAGGCCTTCACCCGCCCCGCGCGTCTGTTCGGGCTGGCCAAGCTCGGATACACGCAGTCGTACACCTACTTCACCTGGCGCACGGCCAAGTGGGAGTTGCAGGAGTTCGGCGAGCAGATCGCCGAGCACGCCGATTACGCCCGCCAGAGTTTGTGGGTCAACACGCCAGACATTCTGCACGAGAGCCTCCAGTACGGCGGGCCCGGAATGTTCGCGATCCGGGCGGCGATGGCCGCGACGATGAGCCCGACGTGGGGGGTCTACTCCGGCTACGAACTGTTCGAGCATCAGGCCGTCCGGGAGGGCAGCGAGGAGTACCTGGACTCCGAGAAGTACGAACTGCGACCCCGCGACTTCGATGCCGCCCTGGCGTCGGGTCGATCGCTCGAGCCGTTCCTGACGCGCCTGAACGAAATCCGCAAACTCCACCCCGCGTTGAGCCAACTGCGCACCATCAAGTTCCACGCCATCGACAACGACGCGCTGCTGGCCTACAGCAAGTTCGACCCCATCACCGGCGATTGCGTGCTGGTGGTGGTGACGTTGAACCCGTTCGGCCCGGAGGAATCCACCCTGTGGCTCGACATGGCCGCGCTGGGGATGGCCGACTACGACCGATTCTGGGTGCGCGATGAAATCACCGGCGACGAATACCAATGGGGCAACGCCAATTACGTTCGCATCGACCCAGTGCGCGCCGTCGCCCACGTCCTGAACATGCCGTCAATACCGATCGACAAGCGGCTCGAGTTGCTTCGGAGGGAAAAACTCTCATGA
- the glgB gene encoding 1,4-alpha-glucan branching protein GlgB — protein sequence MTRTNDLATARLRPDDADLGRLLGGHHHDPHSVLGAHEYDDHTVIRTLRPNAQAVVAIVGGERFPFSHVESGLFAVAVPYTDLADYRLEVSYAGEGDTPHVHTAADPYRFLPTLGEMDLHLFSEGRHERLWEVLGAHPRSFTTPDGEVEGVSFAVWAPNAKGVSLIADFNHWAGNEAPLRTLGSTGVWEVFWPGFPTDGLYKFRIHGADDVVTERADPMAFATEVPPQRASRVNISEYTWSDDDWMSERAMKNPVFEPMSTYEVHLMSWRPGLTYRELATELTDYVVEQGFTHVELLPVAEHPFGGSWGYQVTSYYAPTSRLGSPDDFRFLVDSLHQAGIGVLVDWVPAHFPKDAWALGRFDGTPLYEHSDPRRGEQLDWGTYVFDFGRAEVRNFLVANALYWLQEYHVDGLRVDAVASMLYLDYSRPEGGWSPNIYGGRENLEAVQFLQEMNATVHKIAPGIVTIAEESTSWPGVTRPTSLGGLGFSMKWNMGWMNDSLAFIQRDPIHRTFHHHEITFSMIYAFSENFVLPISHDEVVHGKGTLWGRMPGDDHMKAAGVRGLLAYQWAHPGKQLLFMGQEFGQRAEWSEERGLDWFQLDEDGFSGGIKRMVRDVNEVYKSRRALWSRDSSHEGYSWIDANDSANNVLSFLRYGDDGSVLACVFNFSGAEHAHYRLGLPHVGTWREVLNTDSDVYNGSGIGNFGAVEATDEPSHGRPASAVMVLPPLAAVWFEPSTPSPPSDFGA from the coding sequence ATGACCCGCACCAATGACCTCGCCACAGCGCGCCTGCGCCCCGACGACGCCGACCTCGGCCGCCTGCTGGGTGGACACCACCACGATCCCCACTCGGTGTTGGGAGCGCACGAATACGATGACCACACCGTCATCCGCACGCTCCGTCCGAATGCCCAGGCAGTAGTCGCGATCGTCGGAGGTGAACGATTCCCGTTCTCCCACGTCGAGTCCGGCCTGTTCGCCGTGGCCGTGCCGTACACCGACCTGGCCGACTACCGACTGGAGGTCAGCTATGCGGGCGAGGGTGACACTCCCCACGTTCACACCGCGGCCGACCCGTACCGCTTCCTGCCGACCCTCGGCGAGATGGACCTGCACCTGTTCTCCGAGGGCAGGCACGAGCGGCTGTGGGAGGTCCTCGGTGCCCACCCGCGCAGCTTCACCACTCCCGACGGCGAGGTCGAAGGTGTTTCCTTCGCCGTGTGGGCGCCGAATGCCAAGGGCGTCAGCCTGATCGCAGACTTCAACCACTGGGCGGGCAACGAGGCTCCGCTGCGCACACTCGGGTCGACGGGCGTCTGGGAGGTCTTCTGGCCCGGCTTCCCGACCGACGGGCTCTACAAGTTCCGCATCCACGGTGCCGACGACGTCGTCACCGAGCGCGCCGACCCCATGGCGTTCGCGACCGAGGTGCCGCCGCAGCGGGCCTCGCGCGTCAACATCAGCGAGTACACGTGGAGCGACGACGACTGGATGTCGGAACGCGCCATGAAGAATCCGGTGTTCGAACCGATGAGCACCTACGAGGTGCACCTGATGTCGTGGCGGCCGGGTCTGACCTATCGCGAACTCGCCACGGAGCTCACCGATTACGTCGTGGAACAGGGATTTACGCACGTCGAGTTGCTGCCCGTCGCCGAGCATCCCTTCGGCGGTTCGTGGGGTTATCAGGTCACCTCGTACTACGCGCCGACGTCGCGGCTGGGCAGTCCCGATGACTTCCGCTTCCTGGTGGATTCGCTGCACCAGGCAGGGATCGGCGTACTCGTCGACTGGGTGCCCGCCCACTTCCCGAAGGACGCGTGGGCTTTGGGGCGGTTCGACGGCACCCCGCTCTATGAGCACTCCGATCCCCGCCGTGGTGAGCAATTGGACTGGGGCACCTACGTATTCGACTTCGGCCGCGCCGAGGTGCGCAACTTCCTGGTGGCCAATGCGCTCTATTGGCTGCAGGAGTACCACGTCGACGGGTTGCGGGTGGACGCCGTCGCGTCGATGCTCTACCTCGACTACTCCCGACCCGAGGGCGGCTGGAGTCCCAACATCTACGGCGGGCGCGAGAACCTCGAGGCGGTGCAGTTCCTGCAGGAGATGAACGCGACCGTCCACAAGATCGCTCCCGGCATCGTGACCATCGCCGAGGAGTCGACGTCGTGGCCCGGCGTCACCCGACCGACGAGCCTTGGCGGCCTTGGCTTCTCGATGAAGTGGAACATGGGCTGGATGAACGACTCGCTGGCGTTCATCCAGCGCGACCCGATCCACCGCACCTTTCACCACCACGAGATCACATTCTCGATGATCTATGCGTTCAGCGAGAACTTCGTGCTGCCCATCAGCCACGACGAGGTCGTGCACGGCAAGGGCACTCTGTGGGGACGCATGCCGGGTGACGACCACATGAAGGCGGCCGGCGTGCGCGGTCTCCTCGCCTACCAGTGGGCTCACCCGGGCAAGCAGCTGCTGTTCATGGGTCAGGAGTTCGGTCAACGCGCCGAATGGTCCGAGGAGCGTGGCCTGGACTGGTTCCAGTTGGACGAGGACGGCTTCTCCGGCGGCATCAAGCGCATGGTTCGCGACGTCAACGAGGTCTACAAGTCCCGTCGGGCCCTCTGGTCGCGGGACTCCAGCCACGAGGGCTACTCGTGGATCGACGCCAACGACTCGGCGAACAACGTGCTGAGCTTCCTTCGGTACGGCGACGACGGGTCCGTGTTGGCCTGCGTGTTCAACTTCTCCGGAGCCGAGCACGCGCACTACCGACTCGGGCTGCCACACGTCGGCACCTGGCGTGAGGTGCTCAACACCGACTCCGACGTGTACAACGGCTCGGGCATCGGCAACTTCGGTGCGGTCGAGGCCACCGACGAGCCGTCGCACGGGCGCCCTGCGTCGGCGGTCATGGTGCTACCACCGCTGGCCGCGGTCTGGTTCGAACCCTCTACTCCAAGTCCTCCAAGCGATTTCGGCGCGTAG
- the nucS gene encoding endonuclease NucS, with amino-acid sequence MRLVIAQCTVDYVGRLTAHLPSARRLLLIKSDGSVSVHADDRAYKPLNWMSPPCWIVEEAGGPSPVWVVENKAGEQLRITVEDVEHDSSHELGVDPGLVKDGVEAHLQVLLAEHVELLGVGYTLVRREYMTAIGPVDLMCRDELGRSVAVEIKRRGEIDGVEQLTRYLELLNRDTVLAPVSGVFAAQQIKPQARTLAVDRGIRCVTLDYDQMRGLDSNEFRLF; translated from the coding sequence GTGCGCCTCGTCATCGCCCAGTGCACCGTCGATTACGTCGGCCGCCTCACCGCCCATCTGCCCTCCGCGCGTCGGCTGCTGCTGATCAAGTCGGACGGGTCGGTCAGCGTGCACGCCGACGACCGCGCCTACAAACCGCTGAACTGGATGAGCCCGCCGTGCTGGATCGTCGAGGAAGCCGGCGGCCCGAGTCCGGTCTGGGTGGTGGAGAACAAGGCCGGCGAACAGCTCCGCATCACCGTCGAGGACGTCGAGCACGACTCCAGCCACGAACTCGGCGTCGACCCGGGTCTGGTCAAGGACGGTGTGGAAGCTCATCTGCAGGTGCTGCTCGCCGAGCACGTCGAGTTGCTTGGCGTCGGGTACACGCTCGTGCGGCGGGAGTACATGACCGCGATCGGCCCGGTGGACCTGATGTGCCGCGACGAACTGGGGCGTTCGGTGGCCGTCGAGATCAAGCGCAGGGGTGAGATCGACGGAGTCGAGCAGCTGACCCGTTACCTCGAACTGCTCAACCGCGACACCGTGCTGGCCCCGGTCAGTGGTGTCTTCGCCGCCCAGCAGATCAAACCGCAGGCCCGAACTCTGGCCGTCGACCGTGGAATACGCTGTGTCACATTGGATTACGATCAGATGCGCGGATTGGACAGCAACGAGTTCCGGTTGTTCTGA
- a CDS encoding acetyl-CoA C-acetyltransferase, protein MTTSVIVAGARTPVGKLMGSLKDFSGSDLGAIAIAGALDKAGVAASAVEYVIMGQVLTAGAGQMPARQAAVAAGIGWDVPSLTINKMCLSGIDAIALADQLIRAGEFDVVVAGGQESMTQAPHLLMNSRAGYKYGDVTALDSMAYDGLHDVFTDQPMGALTEQRNDVDEFTRAQQDEFAALSHQKAAAAWKDGVYADEVVPVQIPQRKGDPIEFTTDEGIRANTTAESLAGLKPAFRKDGTITAGSASQISDGACAVVVMNKAKAEELGLTWLCEIGAHGVVAGPDSTLQSQPANAIKKAIAKEGISLDDLDVIEINEAFSAVALASTKELGIASERVNISGGAIAIGHPIGMSGARITLHAALELARRGSGYAVAALCGAGGQGDALILRRP, encoded by the coding sequence ATGACGACGTCGGTGATCGTTGCGGGAGCTCGCACGCCGGTCGGCAAGTTGATGGGTTCGCTCAAGGACTTCTCGGGCAGTGACCTGGGTGCGATCGCCATCGCGGGCGCTCTCGACAAGGCCGGGGTGGCGGCCTCGGCGGTGGAGTACGTGATCATGGGTCAGGTCCTGACCGCGGGCGCAGGGCAGATGCCCGCTCGTCAGGCCGCGGTGGCCGCAGGCATCGGCTGGGACGTGCCGTCGCTGACCATCAACAAGATGTGCCTGTCCGGTATCGACGCGATCGCGCTTGCCGACCAGTTGATCCGGGCGGGCGAGTTCGACGTCGTCGTCGCAGGTGGCCAGGAGTCGATGACGCAGGCGCCGCACCTGCTGATGAACAGTCGGGCGGGGTACAAGTACGGCGACGTCACCGCGCTCGACAGCATGGCCTACGACGGTCTGCACGACGTGTTCACCGACCAGCCGATGGGCGCCCTGACCGAGCAGCGCAACGACGTCGACGAATTCACCCGGGCTCAGCAGGACGAGTTCGCCGCACTCTCGCATCAGAAGGCTGCGGCGGCCTGGAAGGACGGCGTGTACGCCGACGAGGTGGTGCCCGTGCAGATCCCGCAGCGCAAGGGCGACCCGATCGAGTTCACCACCGACGAGGGCATCCGCGCCAACACCACCGCCGAATCGCTGGCCGGGCTCAAGCCCGCGTTCCGCAAGGACGGCACCATCACCGCAGGCTCGGCATCGCAGATCTCCGACGGCGCGTGCGCCGTCGTGGTGATGAACAAGGCCAAGGCCGAGGAGCTGGGCCTGACCTGGTTGTGTGAGATCGGCGCGCACGGCGTGGTCGCCGGACCCGATTCGACGCTGCAAAGCCAGCCCGCCAACGCGATCAAGAAGGCCATCGCCAAGGAGGGCATCAGCCTCGACGACCTCGACGTCATCGAGATCAACGAGGCGTTCTCGGCGGTAGCGCTGGCGTCGACGAAGGAGCTGGGCATCGCAAGTGAACGCGTCAACATCAGCGGCGGAGCGATCGCCATCGGGCACCCGATCGGAATGTCCGGCGCCCGGATCACCCTGCACGCGGCGCTGGAGTTGGCCCGCCGTGGTTCGGGGTATGCGGTCGCCGCGTTGTGCGGGGCCGGCGGGCAGGGCGACGCGCTGATCCTGCGGCGACCCTGA
- a CDS encoding DUF3817 domain-containing protein, producing the protein MKTTVDRHRAAGWFRIIAFTEAVTWVGLLVGMYFKYLGSPRTEVGVKIFGMAHGLVFVAFVATALLVGIAFKWAVSTWLLALLGSIVPLGSVIFLIWAERSGRVSFGGTTVATPPVAETT; encoded by the coding sequence ATGAAGACCACCGTCGATCGTCACAGGGCTGCTGGCTGGTTCCGGATCATCGCCTTCACCGAAGCCGTCACCTGGGTGGGGCTGCTGGTCGGGATGTACTTCAAGTACCTGGGCTCGCCGCGCACCGAGGTCGGTGTGAAGATCTTTGGAATGGCCCACGGCCTGGTGTTCGTCGCGTTCGTCGCAACGGCGCTGCTGGTCGGAATCGCGTTCAAGTGGGCGGTGTCGACCTGGCTTCTGGCGTTGCTGGGGAGCATCGTGCCGCTGGGCAGTGTGATCTTCCTCATCTGGGCGGAACGATCGGGTCGGGTGAGCTTCGGCGGTACCACCGTGGCCACTCCGCCCGTCGCCGAAACGACGTGA
- the glgP gene encoding alpha-glucan family phosphorylase, with the protein MKALRRFTVRAHLPERLAALERLSVNLRWSWDTPTQELFATIDSDLWEQLGQDPVALLGGVNPKRLDELAGDDAFLSRLDYLAAALDTYLTRPMWYQEMQKDDATGSWPTGIAYFSMEFGVSEVLPNYSGGLGILAGDHLKSASDLGLPLIAVGLYYRSGYFRQSLTADGWQHEDYPPLDPQGLPLRLLTDAAGQPVLIGLAMPDAGELKARVWVAQVGRIPLLLLDSDIPETEHELRSVTDRLYGGDQEHRIKQELLAGIGGVRAIRAFTAVEGLPEPQVFHMNEGHAGFLGVERIRELVTDGGLDFDTALAVVRSSTVFTTHTPVPAGIDRFPVEMVERYFGGRGTTADLAASDSSALLPGVPVDRIIGFGAEEEDPSKFNMAHMGLRLAQRANGVSLLHGRVSRGMFNDLWPGFDQDEVPIGSITNGVHAPTWAAPQWLELGRELVGDEGLRSPNEPAVWQRLQEVDPGHLWWIRSQLRSLLIDDVRRRLRRSWLERGAADAELGWIADAFDPNVLTVGFARRVPTYKRLTLMLRDPERLEKLLLDEQRPVQLIVAGKSHPADDGGKALIQQVVRFADRPEVRHRIAFLPDYDMSMARFLYWGCDVWLNNPLRPLEACGTSGMKSALNGGLNLSIRDGWWDEWYDGENGWEIPTADGLADEARRDDLEAAALYELLEKSVTARFYERDEHGIPRRWMEMVRHTLQVLGPKVLASRMVRDYTEKYYVPAAQSLHRTVEAVEGVPFGAAHDLAAYCERARNAWPKVKITDVDGYGLPDTPLLGSELTLTAMVHLEDLRPDEVVVQAAVGRVDASDALLDPVTVPMTHTGSADGKEIFSTTTALQVAGRVGYTVRVLPHHRLLAADDELGLVTLA; encoded by the coding sequence GTGAAGGCGCTACGAAGGTTCACCGTCCGTGCCCACCTACCCGAGCGTCTCGCGGCACTCGAACGACTCTCGGTCAACCTGCGATGGTCGTGGGATACGCCGACGCAAGAGTTGTTCGCCACAATCGATTCCGACCTGTGGGAACAGTTGGGTCAGGACCCGGTCGCGCTTCTTGGCGGGGTGAATCCCAAGCGACTCGACGAGCTTGCCGGCGATGACGCGTTCCTGAGTCGGCTCGACTACCTGGCGGCTGCGTTGGACACCTATCTGACCCGTCCCATGTGGTATCAGGAGATGCAGAAGGATGACGCGACAGGCTCCTGGCCGACCGGCATCGCCTACTTCTCCATGGAGTTCGGCGTCTCCGAGGTGCTGCCGAACTATTCGGGCGGGCTTGGCATCCTGGCCGGCGACCACCTGAAGTCGGCATCCGACCTCGGGCTTCCGCTGATCGCGGTGGGGTTGTACTACCGGTCGGGATACTTCCGCCAGTCCCTGACCGCCGACGGTTGGCAACACGAGGACTACCCACCACTCGATCCGCAGGGCTTGCCGTTGCGACTGTTGACCGACGCTGCGGGGCAACCCGTGCTGATCGGCCTCGCCATGCCCGACGCCGGCGAGCTCAAGGCCAGGGTGTGGGTGGCGCAGGTCGGACGAATTCCGTTGCTGCTGTTGGATTCCGACATCCCCGAAACCGAACACGAACTGCGCTCGGTGACCGATCGGCTGTATGGCGGCGATCAGGAGCACCGGATCAAGCAGGAACTCCTGGCCGGCATCGGCGGCGTGCGGGCGATCAGGGCGTTCACCGCCGTCGAGGGGTTGCCGGAACCGCAGGTGTTCCACATGAACGAGGGCCACGCCGGATTCCTGGGCGTCGAACGGATCCGTGAGCTCGTCACCGACGGGGGGCTCGACTTCGACACGGCGCTGGCCGTGGTCCGGTCGAGCACGGTGTTCACCACCCACACGCCGGTGCCCGCAGGCATCGACCGGTTCCCCGTCGAGATGGTCGAACGGTACTTCGGCGGCCGCGGGACGACGGCAGATCTTGCAGCCAGTGACTCCTCCGCGCTGCTGCCCGGCGTGCCCGTCGATCGGATCATCGGGTTCGGCGCCGAGGAGGAGGACCCGTCGAAGTTCAACATGGCCCACATGGGTCTGCGGTTGGCGCAGCGCGCCAACGGGGTGTCTCTCTTGCACGGCCGGGTGAGCCGGGGCATGTTCAACGATCTGTGGCCGGGGTTCGATCAGGACGAGGTGCCCATCGGGTCCATCACCAACGGCGTGCACGCCCCGACGTGGGCTGCCCCGCAGTGGCTGGAACTCGGCCGCGAACTCGTCGGCGACGAAGGGTTGCGCTCGCCCAACGAGCCCGCGGTCTGGCAGCGGCTGCAGGAGGTCGACCCGGGGCACCTGTGGTGGATCCGGTCCCAGCTGCGCTCGCTGTTGATCGACGACGTGCGGCGACGGCTGCGGCGTTCGTGGCTGGAGCGGGGTGCGGCCGATGCCGAATTGGGTTGGATCGCAGATGCCTTCGATCCGAACGTGCTGACGGTCGGATTCGCCAGGCGGGTGCCGACCTACAAGCGGCTGACGTTGATGTTGCGGGACCCGGAGCGCTTGGAGAAGCTGCTACTCGACGAGCAGCGACCGGTGCAGTTGATCGTGGCGGGCAAGTCTCATCCCGCCGATGACGGCGGCAAGGCGTTGATCCAGCAGGTCGTGCGGTTCGCCGACCGGCCCGAGGTGCGCCATCGCATCGCCTTCCTACCCGACTACGACATGTCGATGGCCCGGTTCCTCTACTGGGGTTGCGACGTGTGGCTCAACAATCCGCTGCGACCTTTGGAGGCGTGTGGCACGTCGGGGATGAAGAGCGCCCTCAATGGTGGTCTGAACCTGTCGATCCGCGACGGGTGGTGGGACGAGTGGTACGACGGCGAGAACGGCTGGGAGATCCCGACGGCCGACGGACTCGCCGACGAGGCGCGGCGCGACGACCTGGAGGCCGCCGCCCTCTACGAACTGCTCGAGAAGTCCGTGACGGCGCGATTCTACGAACGCGACGAACACGGGATCCCGCGTCGTTGGATGGAGATGGTGCGGCACACGCTGCAGGTGTTGGGGCCAAAGGTGTTGGCGTCGCGGATGGTTCGCGACTACACCGAGAAGTACTACGTACCGGCGGCGCAGTCGCTGCACCGCACCGTGGAGGCGGTCGAGGGCGTGCCGTTCGGCGCGGCACACGACCTGGCGGCGTACTGCGAGCGCGCCCGGAACGCCTGGCCGAAGGTGAAGATCACCGACGTCGACGGCTACGGGTTGCCGGACACTCCGCTGCTCGGCTCGGAACTGACGCTGACCGCCATGGTGCACCTCGAGGACCTGCGGCCCGACGAGGTGGTCGTCCAGGCCGCCGTGGGCAGGGTGGACGCCAGCGATGCGCTGCTCGATCCCGTCACGGTGCCGATGACCCACACCGGCTCCGCCGACGGCAAGGAGATCTTCTCGACCACGACCGCTCTGCAGGTCGCCGGCCGGGTCGGATACACCGTTCGGGTGCTCCCTCACCATCGGTTGCTCGCCGCCGACGACGAGCTGGGTCTCGTCACGTTGGCGTGA
- a CDS encoding tetratricopeptide repeat protein, whose product MTRPRPSVGPALAGAVDLSALKQPPPSREGAASAGPVGLDITEANLEAEVLARSNQVPVVVLLWTPRSEASTQLGDALAALANADGGTWALTTVNVDTAPRVAQVFGVQAVPTVVAVAGGQPISSFEGVQPPEQLRRWIDSLLGATAGKLAGDESENAEEVDPELERARSLWDDAEFDEAIAAYQAILDAQPNHVEAKDALRQIAFLKRATVQPADAIAVADAAPGDIEAAFAAADVEVTQDLVVEAVNRLIGLVRTTAGDDRTTVRTRLVELFELFPQDDPRVIAGRRNLANALY is encoded by the coding sequence GTGACACGACCACGACCTTCCGTCGGCCCCGCGCTGGCGGGTGCGGTTGACCTCTCGGCGCTCAAGCAACCCCCACCATCGCGTGAGGGCGCGGCCAGCGCCGGCCCCGTGGGTCTCGACATCACCGAGGCGAACCTCGAAGCCGAGGTGCTCGCCCGGTCCAACCAGGTTCCCGTCGTCGTGCTGCTGTGGACCCCGCGCAGCGAGGCCAGCACCCAGCTTGGCGATGCGCTGGCGGCTCTCGCCAACGCCGATGGCGGCACGTGGGCACTCACCACGGTCAACGTCGACACCGCGCCTCGGGTCGCGCAGGTGTTCGGCGTGCAAGCCGTGCCCACGGTGGTCGCCGTCGCCGGTGGCCAGCCCATCTCGAGCTTCGAGGGCGTTCAGCCCCCGGAGCAACTGCGACGCTGGATCGACTCGCTGCTCGGTGCCACGGCGGGAAAGCTGGCGGGCGACGAATCCGAGAACGCCGAGGAGGTCGACCCCGAGCTCGAGCGGGCGCGGTCCCTGTGGGACGACGCGGAGTTCGATGAGGCCATCGCCGCCTACCAGGCGATTCTGGACGCCCAGCCCAATCACGTCGAGGCCAAGGATGCGCTCCGCCAGATCGCGTTCCTCAAGCGTGCGACCGTCCAGCCCGCCGACGCCATCGCCGTCGCCGACGCCGCACCCGGCGACATCGAGGCCGCCTTCGCCGCCGCCGACGTCGAGGTGACCCAGGATCTGGTCGTCGAGGCCGTCAACCGCCTGATCGGTCTGGTGCGAACGACCGCCGGTGACGATCGCACCACGGTGCGCACTCGGTTGGTCGAGCTGTTCGAGCTGTTCCCGCAGGACGACCCGCGGGTCATCGCCGGCCGGCGCAACCTCGCCAACGCGCTCTACTGA
- the mce gene encoding methylmalonyl-CoA epimerase, whose translation MTTEHVGARPALASALVTAVDHVGIAVPDLDVAIKWYHDHLGMIVLHEEVNDDQGIREAMLSVRGAAKGSTQIQLMSPLDETSTIAKFIDKRGPGLQQFAYRVSDLDALSERLREDGVRLIYDTPRRGTAQSRINFIHPKDSGGVLVELVEPAADED comes from the coding sequence ATGACCACCGAGCATGTTGGTGCACGTCCGGCCCTCGCCAGCGCACTGGTAACCGCCGTCGACCACGTGGGCATCGCCGTGCCCGACCTGGACGTCGCGATCAAGTGGTACCACGACCACCTCGGGATGATCGTGCTGCACGAAGAGGTCAACGACGATCAGGGCATCCGCGAGGCCATGCTGTCGGTCCGTGGCGCCGCCAAGGGCAGCACCCAGATCCAGCTGATGTCACCCCTGGACGAGACGTCCACCATCGCCAAGTTCATCGACAAGCGCGGACCTGGACTGCAGCAGTTCGCCTACCGGGTGAGCGATCTCGATGCGTTGTCCGAGCGGTTGCGCGAAGACGGCGTGCGGCTCATCTACGACACGCCACGACGCGGCACCGCGCAGTCGCGGATCAACTTCATCCACCCCAAGGACTCCGGTGGTGTGCTCGTCGAACTCGTCGAACCCGCCGCCGACGAGGACTGA